One segment of Oreochromis niloticus isolate F11D_XX linkage group LG8, O_niloticus_UMD_NMBU, whole genome shotgun sequence DNA contains the following:
- the egr2b gene encoding early growth response protein 2b, translated as MTAKTLEKVPVNLGGFAHAESVYSMDDIATSLPTSVAIFPNNDLGAHYDQINVAADGLMGADMSAEKRSLDLSSYSSSFSQPAAHRNQTFTYMGKFSIDSQYPGNWNPEGVINIVSGIFNVAQPPPPPPPPCSSASSSPASSGSPNHFSSGNLSCTMAAQSQAELEHHHHLYSPPPPYSTSGCGEVYQDPSAFLSTSTCPIASYPPPSYSSPKQPGSSDAPGLFPIIPDYSGFFQPACQRDMHTAGIQDRKPFGSCPLDTFRVPPPLTPLNTIRNFTLGAPGSGASEGGAPRLPSAYSPQNLPLRPILRPRKYPNRPSKTPIHERPYPCPAEGCDRRFSRSDELTRHIRIHTGHKPFQCRICMRNFSRSDHLTTHIRTHTGEKPFACDFCGRKFARSDERKRHTKIHLRQKERKSSTVSSSSSSSSSSSGLERLSGGISAANGICS; from the exons ATGACGGCTAAAACTCTGGAGAAAGTGCCGGTGAATCTCGGAGGGTTCGCGCATGCCGAGAGCGTGTACTCCATGGATGACATTGCTACCAGTTTGCCGACCTCTGTGGCGATCTTCCCCAACAACGACTTGGGAGCGCATTACGACCAGATTAATGTGGcagcag ATGGCTTGATGGGCGCAGACATGAGTGCAGAAAAACGCTCGCTAGACCTCTCTTCATATTCCAGCAGCTTCTCGCAGCCTGCAGCCCATCGCAACCAGACCTTCACCTACATGGGAAAGTTCTCCATCGACTCTCAATATCCAGGTAACTGGAACCCCGAGGGAGTCATCAACATCGTCTCGGGGATCTTCAACGTggcccagccacctcctcctcctcctcctccctgctcTTCAGCGTCCTCCTCCCCGGCTTCTTCAGGATCTCCCAATCACTTCTCCAGTGGTAATTTGAGTTGTACCATGGCGGCTCAGAGCCAGGCAGAGCTAGAGCACCACCACCACTTGTACTCACCCCCGCCTCCTTACTCCACCTCCGGCTGTGGGGAGGTATACCAGGACCCCTCTGCATTTTTGTCCACCTCTACCTGCCCCATTGCCTCTTACCCTCCACCCTCCTACTCATCACCCAAGCAGCCCGGAAGCTCAGACGCACCAGGGCTTTTCCCTATCATCCCCGACTACTCGGGCTTCTTCCAGCCGGCTTGCCAGCGGGACATGCACACGGCAGGCATCCAGGATCGAAAACCGTTTGGCTCTTGTCCTCTTGATACCTTCCGTGTCCCCCCACCTCTGACCCCCCTGAACACTATCAGGAACTTTACTCTGGGGGCTCCGGGTAGTGGTGCCTCCGAGGGAGGGGCGCCGCGGCTCCCCTCTGCGTACAGCCCACAGAACCTGCCTCTGCGGCCAATCCTGCGACCCAGAAAGTACCCGAACAGACCCAGCAAGACGCCAATCCACGAGCGGCCGTACCCCTGTCCGGCGGAGGGCTGCGACCGGCGCTTCTCGCGATCGGATGAACTGACCAGACACATCCGCATCCACACTGGACACAAGCCCTTCCAGTGTCGGATCTGCATGCGTAACTTCAGCCGCAGCGACCACCTCACCACTCACATCCGTACGCACACGGGAGAGAAGCCGTTTGCCTGCGACTTCTGCGGCCGCAAGTTTGCTCGGAGCGACGAGAGAAAGAGACATACTAAAATTCAcctgagacagaaagagaggaagTCCTCCActgtctcctcttcctcctcttcctcatccaGCAGCTCCGGACTGGAGCGGTTATCAGGCGGCATCAGCGCAGCCAACGGGATCTGTTCGTAG